One genomic region from Stutzerimonas decontaminans encodes:
- a CDS encoding ABC transporter ATP-binding protein yields the protein MLELRLDGRHAVLGVIDAQVREGDRICLLGPSGVGKTTLLNGIAGLDPQVRPMIAQRAGLRVGYLFQEHRLLPWRTVRQNLALVGADAAEIERLLAEVGLSGAADSLPDQLSLGMARRAALARCLAIKPDLLLLDEPFASLDAERAAELRGLIARLLDRQPDMAMICVTHDPRDADDLANRLWYLSGAPATLRSDEPPGSAVNLSQLSERQRSA from the coding sequence ATGCTTGAGCTGCGCCTGGATGGCCGTCACGCCGTGCTGGGCGTGATCGATGCGCAGGTGCGCGAAGGCGATCGCATCTGTCTGCTCGGGCCGTCCGGTGTCGGCAAGACCACGCTGCTCAACGGTATCGCCGGACTCGATCCGCAGGTGCGGCCGATGATTGCGCAGCGCGCCGGATTGCGCGTTGGCTACCTGTTTCAGGAGCATCGTCTGCTGCCGTGGCGCACGGTGCGGCAGAACCTGGCGCTGGTCGGCGCGGACGCAGCGGAGATCGAGCGGCTGCTGGCCGAGGTAGGGCTGAGTGGTGCGGCTGACAGCCTGCCGGATCAGCTCTCGCTGGGCATGGCGCGCAGAGCGGCATTGGCGCGCTGCCTGGCGATCAAGCCGGATCTGTTGCTGCTCGACGAACCCTTCGCCTCGCTGGATGCCGAGCGCGCCGCCGAGCTGCGCGGCCTGATCGCCCGCCTGCTGGACCGGCAACCGGACATGGCGATGATCTGCGTGACCCACGATCCGCGCGATGCCGACGATCTGGCCAATCGCCTGTGGTACCTGAGCGGCGCCCCGGCGACATTGCGCAGCGATGAGCCGCCCGGCAGCGCCGTCAACCTCAGCCAGCTGAGCGAGCGTCAGCGCAGCGCCTGA
- a CDS encoding ABC transporter permease yields MNGSRWACWIALPCAVALWTLIALVVQTPLLPSPAAVLDTFWQATRSGELPEHLLVTLRRVLFAFVLAMALGTLLGVWMGRSRLANAVLDPLLVLFLNLPALVTIILLYVWFGLVEAAAVLAVVINKVPNVAVTVREGARSIDPKLEQMALVYRFTRWQRIRHVWLPQLFPYLMAATRGGLALIWKIVLVVELLGRSDGIGFQLHMAFQVFDVASILAYSLAFIAVVQLIELALLQPLERRASSWREAGVRHA; encoded by the coding sequence ATGAACGGCTCGCGCTGGGCCTGCTGGATCGCCCTGCCATGCGCGGTGGCGCTCTGGACGCTGATTGCGCTGGTGGTGCAGACGCCGCTGCTGCCGAGCCCGGCCGCCGTGCTCGACACCTTCTGGCAGGCCACACGGAGCGGCGAGCTGCCGGAACATCTGCTGGTTACCCTGCGCCGAGTGCTGTTCGCCTTCGTGCTGGCGATGGCGCTGGGCACGTTGCTCGGCGTGTGGATGGGCCGCTCGCGGCTGGCCAATGCGGTGCTCGATCCGCTGCTGGTGCTGTTTCTCAACCTGCCGGCGCTGGTCACCATCATCCTGCTCTATGTCTGGTTCGGCCTGGTCGAAGCCGCGGCGGTGCTGGCGGTGGTGATCAACAAGGTGCCGAACGTGGCCGTCACCGTGCGCGAGGGCGCCCGCAGTATCGATCCCAAGCTGGAACAGATGGCCCTGGTCTACCGCTTCACCCGCTGGCAGCGGATCAGGCATGTCTGGCTGCCGCAGCTGTTTCCCTACCTGATGGCCGCCACCCGCGGTGGGCTGGCGCTGATCTGGAAGATCGTGCTGGTGGTCGAGCTGCTCGGGCGCTCGGATGGCATCGGCTTTCAACTGCATATGGCCTTTCAGGTGTTCGACGTGGCGAGCATCCTCGCCTACAGCCTGGCGTTCATCGCCGTAGTCCAGCTGATCGAACTGGCGCTGTTGCAGCCGCTGGAGCGGCGCGCATCGTCCTGGCGCGAAGCGGGTGTACGCCATGCTTGA
- a CDS encoding HIT family protein, producing MSLTTPYDPQNIFAQIIRGDAPCYKLYEDDDVLAFLDLFPQSFGHTLVIPKRSAACNILDVDTGALAKVMAVVQKLTRVIVDELQPDGVQVAQFNGAPAGQTVFHIHVHIVPRYSGEGLGIHAAGKADPAELEKLQARLQQRIAAQG from the coding sequence GTGTCCCTGACCACGCCCTATGACCCGCAGAACATCTTCGCCCAGATCATTCGTGGCGATGCCCCTTGCTACAAGCTCTACGAGGATGATGACGTGCTGGCCTTCCTCGACCTGTTCCCGCAGTCCTTCGGCCACACGCTGGTGATTCCCAAACGCTCGGCGGCCTGCAACATCCTCGATGTGGATACCGGGGCGCTGGCCAAGGTCATGGCCGTAGTGCAGAAGCTCACCCGGGTGATCGTCGACGAACTGCAGCCGGATGGCGTGCAGGTCGCGCAGTTCAATGGCGCGCCGGCCGGGCAGACGGTGTTCCACATCCACGTGCATATCGTGCCGCGCTACTCGGGCGAAGGGCTCGGTATCCACGCCGCCGGCAAGGCCGATCCGGCCGAGCTGGAAAAGCTTCAGGCGCGCCTGCAGCAGCGTATCGCCGCGCAGGGCTGA
- a CDS encoding ABC transporter substrate-binding protein, which produces MMLSLPFLIPFILRTRRALLALVLLPLWAQAQELPVLTLSVLQFGTPHWELEHLKRQGLDRANGFELKVRLVADAPASRLALTSGSVDGAVSDLLWAQARYQAGTAYRYLPFSSQIGEVLVPEGSAIRTPADLRGKRIGVAGGPDGLGWLLLQHAAAKSGIVLAKQATVQYAAPPLLSQALRRGQVDALLTFWHFSARMRGEGGVQVAFALDDLLRSLEIDPHLPVLGYLFPEAWAVEHEELLQRFATALSQTKRQLASDPAHWQALRPLMRADEDGVFAALRDSFLAGIPQPLDEPRIADLQRLLTLTGADPAKLMPAASFRSTP; this is translated from the coding sequence ATGATGCTTTCATTGCCCTTCCTCATCCCCTTCATTCTGCGCACTCGCCGTGCGCTGCTGGCGCTTGTGTTGCTGCCCCTGTGGGCGCAGGCGCAGGAGCTGCCGGTGCTGACCCTCAGCGTGCTGCAGTTCGGCACGCCGCACTGGGAACTCGAGCATCTCAAGCGCCAGGGGCTGGACCGTGCCAACGGCTTCGAGCTGAAGGTGCGGCTGGTGGCCGATGCGCCGGCCTCGCGGCTGGCATTGACCAGCGGCAGCGTCGACGGCGCGGTGAGCGATCTGCTCTGGGCGCAGGCGCGTTACCAGGCCGGCACGGCCTATCGCTACCTGCCGTTTTCCTCGCAGATCGGCGAAGTGCTGGTGCCCGAAGGCAGCGCCATCCGCACGCCGGCCGACCTGCGCGGCAAGCGCATCGGCGTCGCGGGCGGGCCGGACGGGCTGGGCTGGCTGCTGCTGCAGCATGCCGCGGCCAAGAGCGGAATCGTTCTGGCCAAACAGGCGACTGTTCAATACGCCGCGCCGCCCCTGCTCAGCCAGGCCCTGCGCCGTGGTCAGGTAGATGCGCTGCTGACCTTCTGGCACTTCTCCGCGCGCATGCGTGGCGAGGGTGGCGTGCAGGTGGCGTTCGCTCTCGATGATCTGCTCCGATCATTGGAGATTGATCCGCACCTGCCGGTGCTCGGCTATCTGTTCCCGGAAGCCTGGGCCGTCGAGCATGAAGAGCTGCTGCAGCGCTTCGCCACGGCGCTGAGCCAGACCAAGCGCCAGCTCGCCAGCGATCCGGCGCATTGGCAGGCGCTCCGCCCGCTGATGCGTGCCGACGAGGATGGTGTGTTCGCCGCGCTGCGCGACAGTTTCCTCGCCGGTATCCCGCAGCCGCTGGATGAACCGCGTATCGCCGACCTGCAGCGACTGTTGACCCTCACCGGTGCCGATCCGGCGAAGCTGATGCCGGCCGCGTCGTTCCGGAGCACGCCATGA